A segment of the Ipomoea triloba cultivar NCNSP0323 chromosome 1, ASM357664v1 genome:
tgagaattataaatttgttaatttttcaaaaggaatgtataattaattacttaacatttttaattattaattctaaatgaaattATTACCTTATTAATTCTATAAatgaaattttgttaatttttcataaagttTGATTTTATGATCAGAAACGTGGAATTTAAGCAGTGGGAAGGTTTATAATTCTATTCTATTTtatcatcatataataataaaaattccatCGTAATACTTACCATAGTTACTAATTAACATTAGcttaattactaataattactaataacaaattaaaactaaattctatcataataattatcataattactaattaccattaccataattactaataacaaattacaatcaataattaatattattctatcataataataataattaccatattactaaaatacccctacgtttgggctggaaaattttggaggaggatattatttttatatatagtatagatatagaagtatagatatagattattctataataataataattaatattattaatatttattattattattattattataattaccatattactaaaatacccctacgtttgggcgggaaaattctggaggaggataatgcttttatatatagtatagattagtcCGTATTATATATGTAGTCTTTGAGCTTTGTACATGCATTTGTTTTATACAGTTGTATAGATACTTACATGCGTCATGCACTCTTGCTtagctaataaaaaaaaagttgagggAAGAAACAAGATGGGGATGGAGCCGAAAGTAGGGGAGCTTTGTTTTGTAATGTATGTATGTTTGACTCAAGGGAGTTATGCCAAGGggattttctaaatatattataataatatatgttatgtaatatattattataaggaGTAATATTGATGCTTccccaaaaattaataatttctttttaagtgtttaggtgtaaaataatttataatgccttaataatattttagtaattcgaaatatctaatttatgtgatttttggGATTTTAGTTATTGAAATGATTGGAAATTTTAAGAGTTTTGGGAAATTTAGCTTCAAGGGTAAGtttaaagaaattatttataaaattctgtgtaattattataagaaattattttataaaattcgTGTAATTATTATGATCTAACTTTGTNcaaattgaagaattatgattttcaaaatcaacaatccattgtatttataggtagaaatggtgagaattataaatttgttaatttttcaaaaggaatgtataattaattacttaacatttttaattattaattctaaatgaaattATTACCTTATTAATTCTATAAatgaaattttgttaatttttcataaagttTGATTTTATGATCAGAAACGTGGAATTTAAGCAGTGGGAAGGTTTATAATTCTATTCTATTTtatcatcatataataataaaaattccatCGTAATACTTACCATAGTTACTAATTAACATTAGcttaattactaataattactaataacaaattaaaactaaattctatcataataattatcataattactaattaccattaccataattactaataacaaattacaatcaataattaatattattctatcataataataataattaccatattactaaaatacccctacgtttgggctggaaaattttggaggaggatattatttttatatatagtatagatatagaagtatagatatagattattctataataataataattaatattattaatatttattattattattattattataattaccatattactaaaatacccctacgtttgggcgggaaaattctggaggaggataatgcttttatatatagtatagattagtcCGTATTATATATGTAGTCTTTGAGCTTTGTACATGCATTTGTTTTATACAGTTGTATAGATACTTACATGCGTCATGCACTCTTGCTtagctaataaaaaaaaagttgagggAAGAAACAAGATGGGGATGGAGCCGAAAGTAGGGGAGCTTTGTTTTGTAATGTATGTATGTTTGACTCAAGGGAGTTATGCCAAGGggattttctaaatatattataataatatatgttatgtaatatattattataaggaGTAATATTGATGCTTccccaaaaattaataatttctttttaagtgtttaggtgtaaaataatttataatgccttaataatattttagtaattcgaaatatctaatttatgtgatttttggGATTTTAGTTATTGAAATGATTGGAAATTTTAAGAGTTTTGGGAAATTTAGCTTCAAGGGTAAGtttaaagaaattatttataaaattctgtgtaattattataagaaattattttataaaattcgTGTAATTATTATGATCTAACTTTGTGATACAACCCGAAAGTCGAATCAAGAGGTCCTTTTCGAGCAAGGGTAAACTCCAAGAATTAAAGATAGTAGAGAGTAAGAAAGAATAGACTTGAGAAGAATATATTGTTCATTGCCCTGAGATTATATATCTCATACAGATATAAATACTAGAGTTTGGTAATGAAGATGCTAATTTCTAGAAATGCACTTAAATGAAAGTTAAAAAAGCTATAATAATGGAAATAACAATTCAATGCATCACAAATTGCGCTGGAGGCTTTTTCATGCGTTTTGACTTGCGAGATTCAATATCTTGCATGACCACTTCTTCCTTCAACTAAGTAGAATATTAGCCCATGCATCAAtctaatttattttgattcttatacgcaatctttaatttttaattatatggcAGTCAGCTGGTTTGAGAATCACTGATGCCCCAACCAAGCCAACTGCAGCATCTCCTGATGCAGGTCTCACAACAGTACAACCCAATAATCAATGCAATCAGATACAACTAAATAAAGAGCCCCAGGCCAGCATGCATTCTTTGTCTACAACACttaagagaagagaagagaagagcaATGGCACAGGTAATAATACATCATATTAGTGCTGCGCTGCAAAAAGGACTCCACACAacaatctttatatataaagtatacaATCTTTGTTCCGAGAGATTGTACGATGCATCACTATTTGAGGGAAAGGTGCGTTCTGATTTCATAAAAATACTGCTGCATGCTCTCTTAGGAGATGGAAAAGATCAGAGCATTTCTGCTGAATCTTAATTTCCACATCTCTTTCATTTTGCAGGTGGCTAGTTTTCCATTTGATGATCACAACTGTACAACTTATACTATCATTTTGTCAGAGTGCATATTCATGTCGTGGTTGTGCACTGCAAGGACTGGTTTGATGATATCCAGTCTTCTTCTGTACCTAAAGGTgaataaactttaatttcttatatttggATCCATAAGTTGTTAAGGTCACAGTCGAATGGAGATTATATTCTCTTCTTAATTGGAGCTTCCTGTGCTTCTCGTGATTATTTTTATGTGAGCAAATTTTGATTCTTGTTTTCTTCCTCCGATCCGGCCAGTTCTTTCTAACAGCTGAGGAATCTATTGATTACTACTCTACAACCAGAAAAGATGCATTGATGGAAAAGCCCTCGTTCTGCCAAGTCAAATTGTACATTCAACTAACAACGTAACTACACCTCTCTATTTTCCCATCTATATTCTTAATCGTTCCTTAATGATAGATTCTTTTTCTGATAGAGGTACGTCAAGTACTTTGAACGTATTTTGACGGGCTTCAATGGAGAGAACCAGCCTGGGCGGAGGTAAAAATTTTCTTTGATTAATGCTTGAATACCTTTTTGGATTATTTATTGAAGTTGATGttttatataaaagaaaaattctaGTCTTGCAATCATCCTTATGTACTCAAATCTGAGAAGCTAGCTTTGAACAAGGTAGAAAGTGGGATTTGTATCCTTACTCCTTGAAGTTGTTGCAGGTGCATGCTCAGAGGTTTTCGGCTCCATAGGTGCCCTTATTGGATCAGGCCCTCCATTACGGTCTCAGCTCTGATCATAATGGTAAGTTAGAATTTACTCCATACTAGTTATGTCATCTTTATACCCACACGAGCCATTTATTGTAGACTATCCTATCATTCAGTTTGACTTTCTGAATTcctcctatttttattttaatgcgCAGGTGTGCTCTTTTCGACCAAAAAACATCCGAGAACCAAGGATATCTCGGTAGGTCTTTAGATTTGCATCTTTTCATACTAATCTCTTCCTCAacactatatattattatatacagtGCCTAGAATTTCTATGGGAGTGAGTTCTTGTAGCTTTGCTGATAACCAGTTGAGGAACTAACTATTTTTATTTAGGAGAATTTCTATGGTATTTATTAGTGATTTAACTCATACTTGTATCCTCCATTTTGTACAGCCTGAAGAATACTGCACCAAAGAAAGGGATAATGGTTTTTGCTCTCCCTGGGGAGCCTGGCCTTACAGAATTGGCTGGAGATTTCAAAGTCCATTTTCATGACTGTCGGCAGAATTAGGCAATGTTGCAGCAGCCATAATTAGGCAAATATCAACTTTGAACAAGAAAGTTAGGCAGCCAAACTTTGGAGAattattgtttggtccctaaGCTTTagactaactacaaaatgacccttatttctcaactataaatagggaggtcatttgccattcttgtcatcccaaatcattatattcttccctcatatactagagatattagagagtttgttgagtgtatttctccttcctagcaagagagaattatccttgttttctccttgttagttagagagtggttgtaactcctattttctcatagtgaaattcttctaccatTNGAAAAGCCAGAAACTACTCAGATACAggtagaggaggaatttgaacaagattcttctgaagcagaaccggcgcacgaggaaccagaaccagaacgctCTGGAACTCCAACAACTCGTCAATCAGACCGTGAAAGAAGACGTCCCACTTGGCactcagattatgttatggaagggaatgttgcatactgccttctaacagaggatggtgagccatcaacctttcaggaagcgataaacagctcagatgtttctcaatggacggcagcaatgcaggaagaaatagaagctctccataaaaataatacatgggaacttgtgccactaccacaaggaaggaagccaattggtaacaaatgggtcttcaaaatcaaaaggaatggtgacgatcaagtggagcggtatcgtgcaagactggtggtgaagggatatgctcagaaagaaggtattgatttcaatgaaatattttcacctgtggttcgactaacaacagttcgtgtagttttggcgatgtgtgctacattcaacttacatctagagcagctagatgtgaaaacggcttttcttcatggagatcttgaagaagagatatatatgctccagcctgaaggatttgaagacaaagagaatcagaacttggtttgcaggttgaacaaatctctatacggtttaaagcaggggccaaggtgttggtataagagatttgattccttcatcatgtgccttggatacaacagactgaatgcagacccttgtgcatatttcaagaggtttggaaaagataactttgttatattgctgttgtatgtagatgacatgttggtcgcaggccccaacaaagatcatattgatgaattgaaggcacaactggctagggaattcgaaatgaaggacttgggaccagcaaacaagattctatggatgcaaattcaccgagacagaggtaataggaagatttggctttctcaaaagaattatttaaagaaaatcttgtcacgtttcagcatgcaagattgtaagccaatttctacccctcttcctattaatctcaaagtatcctcaagtatgagtcctagcaatgaagaagggaggatggagatgtctcgagtaccgtatgcatcagcggtggggagtctaatgttcgctatgatatgtacaagaccagacattgcgcaagcagtgggagtagttagtcggtacatggcgaatccaggcagagagcattggaactgtgtgaagagggtcctaagatacatcaaggggacctcagatgttgcattatgttatggaggatcagactttcttatcaacgggtatgtggattctgactatgcaggggatttggataaaagtaaatctacgacaggatatgtgttcaaagttgctggtggagctgtaagctgggtttcaaaactgcaagcagttgtggctacgtcaacaacagaagtagaatatgtagcagctacacaagccagtaAAGAATCAATTTGGTTGACaatgctattggaggagctcgggcacaaacaagagtttgtctctttgttttgtgacagtcagagtgccttgcatctagcaaggaatcctgcatttcattcaaggacgaaacacatacgagtgcagtaccatttcatccgagagaaggtggaagaagggacagtagatttgcagaaaatccataccacggacaacgtagcagatttcctaacaaaggtaatcaatgttgataagtttacttggtgtcgatcttcctgtggcctgatagagacgtaagcggcatggaaagtgcaaggtagaaagaatggtgtgaagatatgattgttacaatctNcctcatttatttttctttctcaaattattgttgcaatctgatctatcccacttccgcgggcgcaacaatgACAAGCAAGCTAAGGAAGGAGACTTTTACTGGTATGCAACCAATTTTTCGGGAGTGTTGGATTCTGCATCTGGTGTGGATTCTTATAttgttctcttgattatttaGCTGGTTGAGCACAACAATGATTGAGAACCGGAAAATTGTGAATACGATCGATGGTTTGGACAAGGTACATGGAGAGAAACTTGCTACACTTGAAGCTGTATTGAAAGTTTTTCTGACCACATCACATGATTATATCCCTTTGCTAGCTGGACTATATTTTGATACCTCGCCTGGTTTCCTAGTGGACTATGATGCTGCTTTTCCCGCAACTCCGATCCTCTCTCAACCAGAAGCTAAGCTACTGGTGTAAAATCATCTGACAATTCGAGTTCCAAAACTACCTCTTCAATTCTCCCAGTCCGGGCTCAGCTGATGAGtctaagaaattaaattaaagacgATGTATTTTCAGACAATGAAGCTGAAGAAAGCggaaaaattaaaggaaagtTACAGCTAGCACCTTCTGAAGGTGTAGACACTCAAGTCTCGGGTTCTGGGACTAATACTGGTTCAACTCAAATCTCGAGCCCGGGGCTAAACACAACGTAACGAGCCAAAACAGCTAAGGATGCCGCAGTTGGCCTGGAGCTGCACCAGGCCAGGCAGTGACACCCCTAGTACAGTATTAAATAATACAAACATGCATCTTCTCTCCTTAATTCCATCTCAGACTCCATCCCATGGCAgctgctttaattttatttttctcagaagccaataggaaattcacaagGCAATGCAAACTCGCAAGATCGAGCGAGGCTCATCAGGTAGCATTCAACCTTTAATTTGCATTGCCATTTTTAAATTGGAAAAAGTTCAGTTCTTAAGGACGTACGTACACCTCCTTTACACTCATCAGGATCCTATCCGCAAGTACAGTTCCACACCTCAAAACAAACTCACAAATTCAATGCCTACCAACACCTATTTAATTTCCatctgctatatatatatatattctttcaacCATTCTTCCATTCCTGCCCTAATTCACTTACAAATTAATGTTCATCATCAAAACATTCTAACTTTAAGTAATCAATTCAAGGATTGAATTTGAATCCTTTTGTTTTTCCCTGGTTATGTacacacttaaaaataatacaaattatcTTGAGATATATAGAGAGAATTCAGAGTGCGTGTTTCTTGAATTTCCAAATTTTTTATACACACAATTTCCAATCAAAGTCTTTACTTAATACTCATTTTCATATAAATTCAATTTACCCTTTCACCCGTGAGGTTAAGAGATCGTCCCTTAGCTTAGACCATTAAATCTCCCAATATACTTGTATACTTTTGTAAATTGCCTTAAGATGGAGGATATCTTAGTACGTACCATTTGTAAAATGCATGCATACGGTGTGCATGTTNtagggaggtcatttgtcattctagtcatcccaaatcattctattcttccctcatatactagagatattagagagtttgttaagtgtatttctccttcctagcaagagagaattatccttgttttctccttgttagttagagagtggttgtaactcctattttctcatagtgaaattcttctacccttgcccgtggtttttaccctaatttgtttaggggttttccacgtaaaatctatgcctcatttatttttctttctcaaattattgttgcaatctgatctatcccacttccgcgggcgcaacaatgACAAGCAAGCTAAGGAAGGAGACTTTTACTGGTATGCAACCAATTTTTCGGGAGTGTTGGATTCTGCATCTGGTGTGGATTCTTATAttgttctcttgattatttaGCTGGTTGAGCACAACAATGATTGAGAACCGGAAAATTGTGAATACGATCGATGGTTTGGACAAGGTACATGGAGAGAAACTTGCTACACTTGAAGCTGTATTGAAAGTTTTTCTGACCACATCACATGATTATATCCCTTTGCTAGCTGGACTATATTTTGATACCTCGCCTGGTTTCCTAGTGGACTATGATGCTGCTTTTCCCGCAACTCCGATCCTCTCTCAACCAGAAGCTAAGCTACTGGTGTAAAATCATCTGACAATTCGAGTTCCAAAACTACCTCTTCAATTCTCCCAGTCCGGGCTCAGCTGATGAGtctaagaaattaaattaaagacgATGTATTTTCAGACAATGAAGCTGAAGAAAGCggaaaaattaaaggaaagtTACAGCTAGCACCTTCTGAAGGTGTAGACACTCAAGTCTCGGGTTCTGGGACTAATACTGGTTCAACTCAAATCTCGAGCCCGGGGCTAAACACAACGTAACGAGCCAAAACAGCTAAGGATGCCGCAGTTGGCCTGGAGCTGCACCAGGCCAGGCAGTGACACCCCTAGTACAGTATTAAATAATACAAACATGCATCTTCTCTCCTTAATTCCATCTCAGACTCCATCCCATGGCAgctgctttaattttatttttctcagaagccaataggaaattcacaagGCAATGCAAACTCGCAAGATCGAGCGAGGCTCATCAGGTAGCATTCAACCTTTAATTTGCATTGCCATTTTTAAATTGGAAAAAGTTCAGTTCTTAAGGACGTACGTACACCTCCTTTACACTCATCAGGATCCTATCCGCAAGTACAGTTCCACACCTCAAAACAAACTCACAAATTCAATGCCTACCAACACCTATTTAATTTCCatctgctatatatatatatattctttcaacCATTCTTCCATTCCTGCCCTAATTCACTTACAAATTAATGTTCATCATCAAAACATTCTAACTTTAAGTAATCAATTCAAGGATTGAATTTGAATCCTTTTGTTTTTCCCTGGTTATGTacacacttaaaaataatacaaattatcTTGAGATATATAGAGAGAATTCAGAGTGCGTGTTTCTTGAATTTCCAAATTTTTTATACACACAATTTCCAATCAAAGTCTTTACTTAATACTCATTTTCATATAAATTCAATTTACCCTTTCACCCGTGAGGTTAAGAGATCGTCCCTTAGCTTAGACCATTAAATCTCCCAATATACTTGTATACTTTTGTAAATTGCCTTAAGATGGAGGATATCTTAGTACGTACCATTTGTAAAATGCATGCATACGGTGTGCATGTTTTGTTTCAACACATCTTCAATCCTCACATACTAATCTAATTAAGCTAAGTCCTAATCTAATATTGCCAATTACATACTTGAGGTACAAGTATAAAAtactaacaaaaattaatatcttTCACATTTTCAATGgtcaaaataaagaaacaaatcaaattaagtaaatattattttattttaatttttaccatAAAAGATCATAGAAAACTATTGAGGTTCACACGTTTTTTTAGCTTCTTTTCAGGTTCACACGTTTTTTAGTGGCAATGGTGAtttcttcatttaatttttggattctctaatatagatatagattgacttatatatatata
Coding sequences within it:
- the LOC115998406 gene encoding uncharacterized protein LOC115998406 isoform X1; protein product: MPHLFFFLKLLLQSDLSHFRGRNNDKQAKEGDFYCWLSTTMIENRKIVNTIDGLDKVHGEKLATLEAVLKVFLTTSHDYIPLLAGLYFDTSPGFLVDYDAAFPATPILSQPEAKLLV